From Bradyrhizobium sp. sBnM-33:
CCGGCGCCAGATCGGACCGCGTCCCGTGCCATGATGACCGACGAAAGGCGAAGAACGGGATCTACCACGATACGTGTTTTCCCGGTTGGCGAAACGAAATCCCAAGTCGCAGCCTGGTCGGCCGGACCCCGGAATACCGCGGACACAACGTGATCGTCTGCCGGCCTTGCGAGGTCCGGGCTTGCGACGACGACGAGCCGATCGCGCAGGAAGATTCGTCCGACGAGACTTTCGTCGTGATCCGGATTGACCCGGATCACCAAGTCATAGCCTTCCTCCACCATGTCGACGGCCCGATCTTCCGCCGTAACCTCGAGTCGAACTTCCGGATATTTCAGCGCGAAAGCGCCGGCCAGCTTTCCCATCGCGGTCTGCGAGAAGAGCAGAGGTGCGCTGATCCGCAACCTGCCTCGCGGCTTGTTTCCGCCGGAAGCGATCGCCGCCGCCGTCTCGTCTAGTTCGGCAAGCAACGATCCCGTCCGTTCATGAAGGGCTCGCCCCTCCTGGGTTAGCTTCAGCGTGCGCGCTCCGCGCTCGAAAAGGCGCAAGTCCAAACCGTCCTCCAGTTCGGAGACCCGGCGAGAA
This genomic window contains:
- a CDS encoding LysR family transcriptional regulator, which codes for MDLLALADFNLVARHGGFGRAARASGRPKATLSRRVSELEDGLDLRLFERGARTLKLTQEGRALHERTGSLLAELDETAAAIASGGNKPRGRLRISAPLLFSQTAMGKLAGAFALKYPEVRLEVTAEDRAVDMVEEGYDLVIRVNPDHDESLVGRIFLRDRLVVVASPDLARPADDHVVSAVFRGPADQAATWDFVSPTGKTRIVVDPVLRLSSVIMARDAVRSGAGAGRLPISLVSHDLTAGRLVHWGDVEGPEIALWTLYPSRRLLSARVSAFLEFLKEAFPSGVPEELAAFID